One Priestia filamentosa genomic window, TTACTGAACTGTTGGATTTCTATAATTAAGTAGAAACCCTTACAGTTTCTTAAGTGTATTATTTGAAATCCTTATCCCTTAAAAAGGAATTATTGTGCAAAAACCTCAAAATATCCAGGAATTCTAATCTGAAAAATAATTAACTCAAAGAATCTTATCAGCATTTGTTTTACTTAGATAACCGTGGCAATAATCGGAAAAAACTAAAGTATTTCATTGAATAAAGAACAAAAGTTCTTTATTTAATCCTTAGTTAACATGATTTTTGATTATAAGCCTCAAATTTTGCATTTAATGGATTATGCTTTGCAAAATAGAAAATAATTGCAAAATTTAATCCTATATTTGTGCGTTTTCATTGCAATAACTACTATAGGTCTGTGAGGTATTACTTATTTTTTCCTAAAACATCCTTGTCGTCCCTTTAATAAAAGACCAATCATATAACTATATATGTATATGAAGCTACAAAATTGGTCATAATATTAATGTATTCCCCTATATATAGAAACCCTATGCTAATGCTGAGCAAAGGGTTTCTTTTTATTACAGGAAATTCATCAGCGAGTAGTTATCATCCTGTTAATTAACGGAACCTACATAAATAGATTCTTAAATGTAATAAGATTTTGGGCTCCTCAAAGGATAATTGCAGTAGATTTAGGAAAAGTCATTTAAGTTTCAAATAATTACCACTAGGGATAGGAGCAAGCAGATTGTTGCAGGAATAACCGTTACAATATTTTGATGAGCTCGAAATGTATGAGCCTGTATGGCCCCTATCATAAGAATTATAAATAGTAAGCCAGATCCTAAAACCAAGTATTGATTCCAAATACCAACAATCATTCCTATTGCTCCAATAAGTTCAATAAGACCAATTACCGACACGAACCATAATGGATATTGATATTGCTGCCAGTGTTCAACTTGAAATGGTATACGAAAAAGTTTTATAACTCCTCCTATTAAAATAAAAACTGCTAAAATCACTTGCATAAAAGTTATCATTTAGCCTTACACCTTTTAGAGATCGCGTTTAGAGATATTTTTAAGTGAGGGTAAATGGATATATATTCATTGTTATATTTTATTCTTAACGAAGGAATATTAGGTTAATTTTATTTATAATATCTACAATTTCAATTTACTTAAAACATGATAGAGGTAATAAAAAAGCACAAACCTGTTAATTTCCACCGGATTTGTGCTTTGTCTTTTCACATAGTTCACCTTTTACATACGAGTTTTAAAATCTAACTGCATTTTCTCTAACATACCCAGATTGCCAATAACTACATCTTAAAAAATCCATAATATTACTTGTATACACCTATTTATGTAACATTTTCAACCTATTGGAACCATAATATCTATCTAAAAAACTTATAAATTACAGAACAATATTATTAAGGATACAATTATATTAAGAATAGTGTTACAATATTGAAAAGTTTAAATTTATAAACATCATAGTGAGACTTAGATGGAGGGATTTATTTTGGCAGAACTACGTAGTAATATGATAAAAAAAGGATTTGACCGAGCACCACATAGAAGCTTGCTTCGCGCTGCTGGCGTAAAAGAAGAGGATTTTAACAAACCGTTCATTGCTGTTGTCAATTCATATATTGATATTGTGCCTGGACATGTACATTTACAAGAGTTTGGGAAAATTGTAAAAGAAGCAATTCGTGAAGCTGGCGGTGTTCCTTTTGAAATGAATACAATCGGTGTAGATGATGGTATTGCGATGGGGCATATTGGGATGCGCTACTCATTACCAAGTCGTGAAATTATCGCGGATTCCGTAGAAACGGTTGTATCAGCACACTGGTTTGATGGCATGGTCTGTATTCCAAACTGTGACAAAATCACACCGGGTATGATGATGGCTGCTATGCGTTTAAATATTCCGACGGTTTTTGTTAGTGGTGGCCCAATGGCAGCCGGTCGTACAAGTGATGGGCGAAAAATCTCCCTTTCTTCTGTATTTGAAGGTGTGGGTGCTTATCAGTCAGGGAACCTTGATGAAAAAGGTCTTCTAGAGCTTGAGCAGTTTGGATGCCCAACATGTGGATCTTGTTCCGGAATGTTCACTGCTAACTCTATGAACTGCTTAGCTGAGGCTCTTGGGCTAGCTCTGCCAGGGAACGGAACAATTTTAGCAGTAGCACCAGAGCGTAAAGAATTTGTTAAACGCTCAGCTACTCAGTTAATGAATTTAATTGATTTAGATTTAAAGCCGCGTGATATCGTGACAGAGAAAGCAATTGATAACGCATTTGCTCTTGATATGGCACTCGGTGGATCAACAAATACAGTTTTACATACGCTTGCCCTTGCAAACGAAGCAGGTATAGATTATCCACTTGAACGAATCAATGAAGTAGCAGCGCGTGTACCGCATCTTTCAAAACTTGCGCCAGCATCAGACGTTCATATTGAAGATTTGCATGAAGCAGGTGGAGTATCTGCTGCATTAAATGAATTATCCAAAAAAGAAGGTACCCTTCACCTTGACGTTATGACGGTAACAGGAAAAACACTTGGGGAAAACATCGCTGGTTGTGATGTGAAAGACAACAATGTTATTCATTCAATTGATAATCCGTTCTCAGAAAAGGGTGGACTTGCGGTGTTATTTGGTAACCTTGCTCCAGATGGTGCAATTATCAAAACAGGTGGTGTCCAAGGCGGAATTACTTCCCATGAGGGACCAGCGATTGTCTTTGACTCACAAGATGAAGCTTTAGCAGGTATTGCTGGGGGACAAGTCAAAGAAGGACATGTTGTTATCATTCGTTATGAGGGGCCAAAAGGCGGACCAGGTATGCCGGAAATGTTAGCACCTACTTCTCAAATTATGGGTATGGGCTTAGGAGCAAAAGTAGCGCTTGTAACAGACGGACGTTTTTCAGGTGCTTCCCGCGGTCTATCTATCGGCCATGCTTCACCAGAAGCAGCAGAAGGTGGACCACTTGCATTTGTTCAAAACGGTGACCATATTGTCATTGACATTGAAAAGCGCACAATGGATGTTCAAGTTCCTGAGGAAGAATGGGAGCAACGAAAAGCAAACTGGAAAGGCTTTGAACCAAAAGTTAAAACAGGCTATTTAGCTCGTTATTCTAAGCTTGTTACATCTGCTAGCACTGGTGGTATCATGAAAATTTAAATTAACACATTAAGAGCCCCGTTAAAAACTCTAATAAAATTAGAGACTTTTTAACGGGGCTTTTTATTTAAGCCTTTATTTAAATGTTCACGTAGAGTTAGAGATGAACCAATGCCTTTCTTCTTTAAACAAAAAATATCTACCGGAATAAATTAGTTTTAGCAAGTTCCACCAGCTTATTTCCGTTACCGTTAAGAACTGCTTTAAGCATCCAAAGCGTAAATCCATTAGCTTGCTCAAATTTAATTTTAGGAGGAAGAGCCAACTCCTGACGGTTTACAAGAACATCTAATAGAACGGGCCCCTTATGTTGAAAAGCTTGTTTTATGGAACTCTCAAGATCAGCTGGATCCTCTACACGAATTCCTTCAATCCCCATAGCTTGTGCTACAGACGCTAAATTAGGGTTTTCTAACCCAGTTCCTGTCTCCAAATAACCAGCAGCCTTCATTTCAAGTTCAACAAAACTCAAAGATCTATTATTAAAAACAATAATCTTAACCGGTAATTTGTGCTGACGTAGTGTCAATAAATCCCCCATTAACATAGAAAGACCACCATCACCCGATAGAGCAATCACTTGTCTTTCTGGATTGGCACATTGTGCTCCGATAGCTTGTGGCATTGCATTTGCCATTGTTCCATGGTTGAATGAACCCAGTAACCGCCTTTTCCCATTCATTTCAAGGTAACGGGCGGCCCATAGAGTCGGTGTCCCAACATCGCATGTAAATACAGCATCTTCATCAGCAAGGTCACTTACCATTTTTGTGAGGTATTGAGGGTGGATTGGTGTTTGTCCTGGCTTTCCAATTGCCAGATTATCAAGATCTTTACGAACATCCTGATAATTTGATACAAATTTATCTAGATGATGAGAGTCATGCTGTTCAGTTAGATAAGGAAGTAATGATTCAATTGTATACTTAACATCACCACAAAGGCCTAAGGTTAAAGCTGCTCGCCGTCCAAGATGCTCAGGTCGAATATCTACCTGAAGAATGGCAGCTTTCTTAGGGAAGAATTGCCTGTATGGAAAGTCAGTACCAAGCATTAGCAATACATCGCAGTCCATCATAGCATGAAATCCTGATGAATAACCGATGAGACCAGTCAGTCCAACGGAGTAAGGATTATCATACTCAAGGTATTCTTTCCCCCTAAGAGCAATAACCATAGGAGACTTTAGTTTATCACACAACTGCATTAACTGTTCATGTGCACCTTCACAACCAGCTCCACATAACAGTGTGATTTTCTTTCCATTATTAAGGTACTCAGCAAGTTTTTTTAGTTCAGTATCAGATGGTCGAACGACTGGCTGAGTCACATGCATCACTTGTTCTGGAACAGATTCTTCATCAGGTAATGCTGCGACATCACCAGGGAGAACAAGAACTGAAACCCCTTGTTTAGAAATAGCATGCTGCAATGCAATTGTTACTAAACGAGGCATTTGTTCCGGTCTCGTTATAACTTCACTGAAATGACTACACTCTTTAAAAAGCTGCTCTGGATGTGTCTGTTGAAAATATTCACTTCCAATTTCGTTACTTGGGATATGTGCAGCAATAGCTAGAACAGGAATACGGCTGCGATGACAATCGTATAATCCATTGATTAGATGAAGGTTCCCAGGACCACTACTTCCTGCACAAACGGCAATGCTTTCACTGAGTAGAGAATCGGAACCAGCAGCAAAGGCTGCAACCTCTTCATGACGAACGCCAATCCATTCAATTTTTTCAGAACGTCTTATAGAATCCAAAACAGCATTTAGTGAATCCCCTACGATACCGTAAATTCTTTTAACCCCAGCTTGTAATAATGATTCAATCAATAAGTCTGCAATGGTTTGCTTCATCTTTTCCTCCTGTATTTTGCTAGAAATGTTATTTACAATCTATCCATCACTCTTTTCTTTTTAGTATGACCTAGATCATTAGAAAAATTCTCAATTGCTTTTAGGGGTGAAATAAAATTTGATATCTTTTTCACATTATTCCTTTTTCTAATTATCTTCTTTGAAATAACAACTAATGCTTTCTGGAGTATTCCTTACCCTTTCTACAAACGTCCTTATCGTACTTTTAGTTCTCTTTAGCATATAAATCAATTGCTATTACTCTATATAAATAGCTTTCTTTAAACAATAGTCATACCCATAGCAAAGACCGCCCAATATCCATTAGTGTATAAGGCGGTCTTATGTATATTTATGACTTATGATTATTCGCTTTTTCACGACAATATTCCAGTCTATATTTCTAGATATCAAAAAAGTCATCGACTCTGGCTTTCCGATCTACTTTTCTAACTGCTTGCATAACTCTCTTCAAAGTAGGAGTTGTAGGAGTTCTACGTCCTGCACAAATATCACTAATGGTGTTACGGGAAAGTTTTGTTTCAATTACCAACCAT contains:
- a CDS encoding DoxX family protein, whose product is MITFMQVILAVFILIGGVIKLFRIPFQVEHWQQYQYPLWFVSVIGLIELIGAIGMIVGIWNQYLVLGSGLLFIILMIGAIQAHTFRAHQNIVTVIPATICLLLSLVVII
- the poxB gene encoding ubiquinone-dependent pyruvate dehydrogenase, with the translated sequence MKQTIADLLIESLLQAGVKRIYGIVGDSLNAVLDSIRRSEKIEWIGVRHEEVAAFAAGSDSLLSESIAVCAGSSGPGNLHLINGLYDCHRSRIPVLAIAAHIPSNEIGSEYFQQTHPEQLFKECSHFSEVITRPEQMPRLVTIALQHAISKQGVSVLVLPGDVAALPDEESVPEQVMHVTQPVVRPSDTELKKLAEYLNNGKKITLLCGAGCEGAHEQLMQLCDKLKSPMVIALRGKEYLEYDNPYSVGLTGLIGYSSGFHAMMDCDVLLMLGTDFPYRQFFPKKAAILQVDIRPEHLGRRAALTLGLCGDVKYTIESLLPYLTEQHDSHHLDKFVSNYQDVRKDLDNLAIGKPGQTPIHPQYLTKMVSDLADEDAVFTCDVGTPTLWAARYLEMNGKRRLLGSFNHGTMANAMPQAIGAQCANPERQVIALSGDGGLSMLMGDLLTLRQHKLPVKIIVFNNRSLSFVELEMKAAGYLETGTGLENPNLASVAQAMGIEGIRVEDPADLESSIKQAFQHKGPVLLDVLVNRQELALPPKIKFEQANGFTLWMLKAVLNGNGNKLVELAKTNLFR
- the ilvD gene encoding dihydroxy-acid dehydratase gives rise to the protein MAELRSNMIKKGFDRAPHRSLLRAAGVKEEDFNKPFIAVVNSYIDIVPGHVHLQEFGKIVKEAIREAGGVPFEMNTIGVDDGIAMGHIGMRYSLPSREIIADSVETVVSAHWFDGMVCIPNCDKITPGMMMAAMRLNIPTVFVSGGPMAAGRTSDGRKISLSSVFEGVGAYQSGNLDEKGLLELEQFGCPTCGSCSGMFTANSMNCLAEALGLALPGNGTILAVAPERKEFVKRSATQLMNLIDLDLKPRDIVTEKAIDNAFALDMALGGSTNTVLHTLALANEAGIDYPLERINEVAARVPHLSKLAPASDVHIEDLHEAGGVSAALNELSKKEGTLHLDVMTVTGKTLGENIAGCDVKDNNVIHSIDNPFSEKGGLAVLFGNLAPDGAIIKTGGVQGGITSHEGPAIVFDSQDEALAGIAGGQVKEGHVVIIRYEGPKGGPGMPEMLAPTSQIMGMGLGAKVALVTDGRFSGASRGLSIGHASPEAAEGGPLAFVQNGDHIVIDIEKRTMDVQVPEEEWEQRKANWKGFEPKVKTGYLARYSKLVTSASTGGIMKI
- a CDS encoding helix-turn-helix domain-containing protein codes for the protein MAKKRSKIGKWLDQKGLKQEWLVIETKLSRNTISDICAGRRTPTTPTLKRVMQAVRKVDRKARVDDFFDI